One region of Mycolicibacterium rhodesiae NBB3 genomic DNA includes:
- a CDS encoding nitric oxide reductase activation protein NorD gives MLASALAGRALAVAAGGAGEPSWTDGQTVFVDPSALTRTNLESVAVHASMLAADSLTPDVVDRLTRHPKLAKRYLAVEGHRALVANADLLPGVLDSLADRELAGRSDSAQSSLTIATAKGELADAPPGFGVIRAKKLAAAIKRAETDDTKAGHVARKEAKGELEELDEDAVDDSDDPDLFSSPVGGGGFIGKWLKKMLSSARKTGSDGGGPPGADTPTHRTNSANRGAYAVSSTASMSAEDAGDVKTDGLKYPEWDAARGAYRPDWCTVREVDPKIKPFATQAIESAVGVRRPLARLGMGLHRRHRQPQGDDIDIDAAVEARVEVMAGSVPDEAVYLDSLRRRRDLSVLLLLDISGSTAEPGTLGRTVHQQQRTAVANLAVALHDLGDRVSLYAYYSQGRSAVSMVPVKRFDDHLDAGIFRRLNSLEPGAYSRLGAAIRHGSAVLERRGGTSRRLLVVLSDGLAYDHGYERDYGAADSRRALNEARRRGIGCVCLTVGAGTDVRSLKKVFGSSAHATIGRPEQLAGVVGPLFRSAVRAAEVRRRVS, from the coding sequence ATGTTGGCGTCGGCACTCGCGGGCCGCGCGCTGGCTGTGGCCGCCGGCGGCGCGGGCGAACCGTCGTGGACCGACGGTCAGACGGTGTTCGTCGATCCGTCGGCACTAACCCGCACCAACCTCGAGTCGGTGGCGGTGCACGCGTCGATGCTCGCGGCCGACAGCCTGACACCCGATGTCGTCGATCGGCTGACTCGGCATCCCAAGTTGGCCAAGCGTTACCTGGCCGTCGAGGGTCACCGGGCGCTGGTCGCCAACGCTGATCTGCTGCCCGGCGTGCTTGATTCGCTGGCCGACCGTGAGCTCGCGGGACGTAGTGACTCGGCGCAATCGTCGCTGACGATCGCGACGGCCAAAGGTGAACTCGCCGACGCCCCGCCGGGTTTCGGTGTCATTCGCGCGAAGAAACTGGCCGCGGCCATCAAGCGCGCCGAGACCGACGACACCAAGGCCGGTCACGTCGCGCGCAAAGAGGCCAAGGGCGAACTCGAGGAACTCGACGAGGACGCGGTCGACGACTCTGACGACCCCGACCTGTTCTCCAGCCCCGTCGGTGGCGGCGGCTTCATCGGCAAGTGGCTGAAGAAGATGCTGTCGTCGGCGCGCAAGACAGGCAGCGACGGCGGCGGGCCACCGGGCGCGGACACTCCGACCCATCGCACGAACTCGGCGAATCGTGGTGCGTACGCGGTGTCGTCGACGGCGTCGATGTCGGCAGAGGACGCCGGCGACGTCAAGACGGATGGGCTGAAATACCCGGAATGGGATGCCGCTCGCGGTGCGTATCGGCCGGACTGGTGCACGGTGCGCGAAGTCGACCCGAAGATCAAGCCGTTTGCGACCCAAGCCATCGAGAGTGCAGTCGGGGTCCGTAGGCCGCTCGCCCGGCTCGGCATGGGCCTGCACCGCAGGCACCGCCAGCCCCAGGGTGACGACATCGATATCGACGCAGCTGTGGAGGCGCGCGTCGAGGTGATGGCCGGCTCGGTGCCCGACGAGGCCGTGTACCTCGACAGCCTGCGCCGCCGTCGCGACCTGTCGGTGCTGCTGCTACTGGACATCTCGGGATCCACCGCCGAGCCCGGGACACTCGGACGCACCGTTCATCAGCAACAGCGAACCGCCGTCGCGAACCTCGCGGTTGCTTTGCACGATCTGGGCGATCGGGTGTCGTTGTACGCCTACTACTCACAGGGCCGAAGCGCGGTGAGCATGGTGCCGGTGAAACGGTTCGACGACCACCTCGATGCCGGCATTTTCCGACGCCTCAACAGCCTCGAACCGGGCGCGTATTCGCGTCTGGGTGCGGCGATCCGGCACGGGTCGGCGGTCCTGGAGCGGCGTGGAGGTACGTCGCGACGGCTGCTGGTCGTGCTGTCCGACGGCTTGGCCTACGACCACGGCTACGAGCGAGACTACGGTGCCGCCGATTCCCGGCGAGCGCTGAACGAGGCGCGCAGGCGGGGGATCGGCTGCGTCTGCCTGACGGTGGGTGCGGGCACCGACGTGCGGTCGCTGAAGAAGGTGTTCGGTAGCTCCGCGCACGCCACCATCGGGCGGCCCGAACAACTCGCGGGTGTCGTCGGCCCGCTTTTTCGGTCGGCTGTGCGGGCTGCCGAGGTGCGGCGGCGGGTGTCGTGA
- a CDS encoding acyl-CoA dehydrogenase family protein, protein MDFSYPQEAEQFRKELQAWLSAHLTDTVIAASARRGSDEDAFETLRAWNATIADAGWAAVSWPQQYGGRGASAIEQLVYAEEATRARVPHPLNTIGINNIAPAIMQYGSDEQKAALLSRMLRADDIWCQGMSEPEAGSDLASLRTKAVRDGDDFVVSGQKIWTSLGHRADWCQLYVRTDPEAPKHKGISCLIVDMSLPGIEARPLVTLSGDADFAEVFFNGVRIPVDALLGPLNKGWQVATTTLSHERAGAARLYAEMQLRLRDLVADLVADDSSAVDDPSTVRRLGELDTRIKNLEILCQRSISAGMHGGDAFATAGLAKSVWGEIGKDLAALAFDTLGPGAGDGRWDEFRLTSHALTIAGGTTQINKNITAQRVLGLPRS, encoded by the coding sequence GTGGATTTCTCGTACCCGCAAGAGGCTGAGCAGTTTCGCAAGGAGTTGCAGGCATGGCTGTCGGCACATCTCACCGACACCGTGATCGCCGCGAGCGCGCGCCGCGGAAGTGACGAGGACGCCTTCGAGACCCTGCGCGCCTGGAACGCGACCATCGCCGATGCAGGATGGGCGGCGGTGTCCTGGCCACAGCAATATGGTGGACGCGGCGCGAGCGCGATCGAACAGCTGGTATACGCGGAGGAGGCGACCCGAGCACGGGTCCCCCACCCGCTCAACACCATCGGAATCAACAACATCGCCCCGGCGATCATGCAGTACGGCAGCGACGAGCAGAAGGCCGCGCTCCTGTCCCGGATGCTGCGCGCCGACGACATCTGGTGCCAGGGCATGTCGGAACCCGAGGCCGGCTCCGACCTGGCGTCGTTACGCACCAAGGCCGTCCGCGACGGCGACGATTTTGTGGTGTCCGGGCAAAAGATCTGGACATCATTGGGCCACCGCGCCGACTGGTGCCAGTTGTATGTCCGGACAGACCCGGAAGCGCCGAAGCACAAGGGCATTTCGTGTCTGATCGTCGATATGTCGCTGCCGGGGATCGAGGCGCGCCCCCTGGTCACCTTGTCCGGCGATGCCGACTTCGCCGAAGTCTTCTTCAATGGCGTCCGCATCCCTGTCGACGCCCTGCTCGGTCCACTGAATAAGGGATGGCAGGTCGCGACCACGACGCTGAGCCATGAGCGTGCAGGCGCCGCGCGGCTCTACGCCGAAATGCAGTTGCGGCTGCGCGACCTCGTCGCCGATCTGGTCGCCGATGACAGCTCTGCCGTCGACGACCCCTCTACGGTGCGTCGTCTAGGTGAACTCGATACGCGGATCAAGAATCTCGAGATCCTCTGCCAGCGCTCCATATCAGCAGGTATGCATGGCGGGGACGCGTTCGCCACCGCCGGGCTCGCCAAGTCGGTGTGGGGTGAGATCGGGAAGGACCTCGCCGCGCTGGCGTTCGACACGCTCGGGCCCGGCGCCGGCGACGGCCGGTGGGACGAATTCCGCCTGACCTCACATGCATTGACCATCGCCGGGGGCACCACACAGATCAACAAGAACATCACCGCCCAGCGGGTGTTGGGACTCCCACGCTCATGA
- a CDS encoding CbbQ/NirQ/NorQ/GpvN family protein — protein sequence MANEAGLAYQNGAMPQTDSARPYYQALSNEEAVFKAAYRQGLSLVLKGPTGCGKTRFVEAMAHDLGRPLITVSCHDDLTTADLVGRYLLRGDETVWTDGPLTRAVREGAICYLDEVVEARQDTTVVLHPLGDHRRQLPIERLGITLDAAPGFGLVVSYNPGYQSVLKDLKDSTRQRMVAIEFGYPVPEVEEGIVVHESGVDAATAAELVKFGQAIRRLETGGLREVASTRVLIAAGQLISEGLSISDAARAAIAGPLTDDPTVTRGLNEMIDVYLGNQHVSSGD from the coding sequence ATGGCAAACGAGGCAGGGCTCGCGTATCAGAATGGGGCGATGCCCCAGACGGACTCGGCGCGCCCGTACTACCAGGCCCTGAGCAACGAGGAAGCCGTGTTCAAAGCGGCCTACCGTCAGGGCTTGTCACTGGTGCTCAAGGGCCCGACTGGCTGCGGTAAGACCCGTTTCGTCGAGGCGATGGCGCACGATCTGGGCCGCCCGTTGATCACCGTCTCCTGCCATGACGACCTGACCACGGCCGATTTGGTGGGCCGGTATCTGCTCCGTGGCGACGAAACGGTCTGGACCGACGGGCCGCTGACGCGTGCCGTGCGGGAAGGCGCGATCTGCTACCTCGACGAGGTCGTCGAGGCGCGGCAGGACACGACCGTCGTATTGCACCCGTTGGGTGATCACCGCCGACAGCTGCCGATCGAACGGCTCGGCATCACCCTCGACGCGGCACCGGGATTCGGTCTCGTCGTGTCGTACAACCCCGGATACCAGAGCGTGCTGAAGGACCTGAAGGACTCGACCAGGCAGCGCATGGTCGCCATCGAGTTCGGATATCCGGTCCCGGAGGTGGAGGAGGGGATCGTCGTTCACGAGTCGGGCGTGGATGCGGCGACCGCCGCCGAGTTGGTGAAGTTCGGTCAGGCGATCCGCCGCTTGGAAACCGGTGGCCTGCGCGAGGTCGCCTCCACGCGGGTGCTCATCGCGGCCGGTCAGCTGATCTCCGAGGGGTTGAGTATCAGCGACGCGGCCAGGGCCGCGATCGCCGGACCGCTCACCGACGACCCCACCGTGACCCGAGGGCTCAACGAGATGATCGACGTCTATCTGGGGAACCAGCACGTGAGCAGCGGTGATTGA